The Vitis vinifera cultivar Pinot Noir 40024 chromosome 3, ASM3070453v1 region GTGCTGTCCAATCTTTGATACGGCCTTGTTTGCAGCATCAAGCTTTGCCTTGATTTCTTCAATGTTATCACCTGACATTGCCTTCCTCAAATCAGCAACTGCTGACTCGATCTCAGTTGCAACCTCACTTGGGATCTTGTCCCTGTATTCACCCAAGCTTTTTTCTACACTGTAGATGGTGGTGTCTGCACTGTTTCTGATATCTATCAGAGCTTTTCTCTCCTGATCTTTCTGGGCATGCAACTCGGCTTCCTTAACCATCTTCTCAATCTCATCTTCTGAAAGGCCACCAGATGAGCGGATCGTGATTTGTTGTTCCTTCCCTGTGGCCTTGTCTTTGGCAGACACAGTGACAATTCCATTAGCGTCAATATCAAATGTGACTTCGATCTGAGGCATGCCTCTGGGAGCTGGTGGGATGCCCATAAGCTCAAACTCACCAAGGAGCTTGTTATCAGATGCCATCTCTCGCTCACCTTGCAGTACCTTGATACCAACCTGAGTTTGATTGTCAGCTGCTGTTGAGAACACCTGAGATTACACAAAAGCAACAATTAGAATATGGAATCCGATATAAAAAATCTACACCAAACAACTAGGCATATAAAATTCCAATTCAGATTAGATTATTTTGGTTGAGGGCCAACCAGAGTCCATACCAAAGGCCAAAAGCTTCTCCAGAGCCCAGACAACCAGACTTCTTGACCAAGATGCCCAGAGTCTTCAGCTAGGTTTGGTTGGTCATATACCCAGGTTGCACTTAGAtaatgttttttcctttcaattcaTTTAGTGCACCCTTCATTACTTGGTAAACCTCTTAGACTAAGACTTGATGATACAAatttcaacatatatttgaattttacaaaattagacattggaaataaaataagtgCCCTACAGAAATTATTGGCCCTTCTTCATGTTAAAGTAATGTTTTAGAACAATCAAATATGGTTTCACAAACTGACCTGACTCTTCTTAGTGGGAATTGTTGTGTTCCTGTTGATCAGCCTGGTGAAGATGCCACCCAGTGTCTCTATACCAAGGGATAGGGGAGTGACATCCAAGAGAAGCAACTCTTTCACATCTCCACGAAGAATGCCTCCCTGAATAGCAGCACCCATGGCAACAGCCTCATCAGGATTTACTCCTTTGCTGGGGCTCTTTCCAAAGATCTCAGACACCACTTCTTGTACTTTAGGAACCCGAGTCATCCCACCTACAAGAAGAACTTCATCCACCTCCTTGGTGGATATTCCTGCGTCCTTCAGACAGCTCTTACATGGGCCCCTGGTCCTCTCAATCAAGTGGTTCACCAAACTCTCAAATTTTGATCTGGTGAGAGTTATGTTCAGATGTTTTGCACCTGATGCATCAGCTGTGATAAATGGCAGGTTGATTTCAGTCTGAGATGTTGATGAGAGTTCTATCTTGGCTTTCTCAGCTGCTTCCCGGAGTCTCTGCAGGGCAAGCCTATCCTTTGAAAGATCAATTCCCTCAGTTCTCTTGAACTCACTCACCAAAAACTCCAAAAGAGTATTGTCAAAATCCTCTCCTCCCAAGAACGTATCACCATTTGTTGCTTTCAcctaaacaattattaattgatTGTCATGTAAATAGAATAATTGAAggaacaaaaagaacaaaactgTTTTATATCATAGACAAAATGCATACCTCAAAAACACCATTAGAGATCTCCAGAATAGAAACATCAAATGTTCCACCCCCAAGATCAAAAACTGCTATAAGACCCTCCTTATTGTTTAAACCATAGGAGAGTGCTGCAGCAGTGGGCTCATTAATGATTCTCTGCACATCAAGTCCAGAAATACGTCCGGCATCCTTTGTTGCTTGTCTCTGAGCATCATTGAAATAAGCTGGCACAGTGATCACTGCTTTTGAGACTGACTTCCCAAGATAAGACTCTGCAGTTTCTTTCATCTTTGTAAGAATAAAGGCCCCAATTTGGCTTGGAGAATATTGCTGTCCATTAGCTTCAACCCATGCATCTCCATTGGGAGCCCTAACTATCTTATATGGAACcatcttcatttctttttgtgtCTGGGGATCATCAAAGCGTCTGCCGATAAGACGCTTGGTCCCAAAAACAGTATTTGTCGGGTTTGTCACAGCCTGACGTTTTGCTGGAGTACCTACAAGTAGCTCTCCCTTCTGATTGAAGGCAACCACTGATGGTGTAGTCCGAGATCCTTCAGAATTCTCAATAACTTTGGGATTCTGCAGAAAATGTCTGTCAGAGCTCAATTATAACGTGATAGAGTTctctattaattaaattttgattgttcACAAGACCAACAGAGTGTCACCTTTCCCTCCATAACTGCAACACACGAGTTGGTGGTACCCAAGTCAATTCCAATGACATCATTACCAGCAGGCTT contains the following coding sequences:
- the LOC100250929 gene encoding heat shock 70 kDa protein, mitochondrial isoform X1 — translated: MAASVLLRSLRRRELASPSLSAYRALTGNTKSSWNTSPTGWASLARAFSSKPAGNDVIGIDLGTTNSCVAVMEGKNPKVIENSEGSRTTPSVVAFNQKGELLVGTPAKRQAVTNPTNTVFGTKRLIGRRFDDPQTQKEMKMVPYKIVRAPNGDAWVEANGQQYSPSQIGAFILTKMKETAESYLGKSVSKAVITVPAYFNDAQRQATKDAGRISGLDVQRIINEPTAAALSYGLNNKEGLIAVFDLGGGTFDVSILEISNGVFEVKATNGDTFLGGEDFDNTLLEFLVSEFKRTEGIDLSKDRLALQRLREAAEKAKIELSSTSQTEINLPFITADASGAKHLNITLTRSKFESLVNHLIERTRGPCKSCLKDAGISTKEVDEVLLVGGMTRVPKVQEVVSEIFGKSPSKGVNPDEAVAMGAAIQGGILRGDVKELLLLDVTPLSLGIETLGGIFTRLINRNTTIPTKKSQVFSTAADNQTQVGIKVLQGEREMASDNKLLGEFELMGIPPAPRGMPQIEVTFDIDANGIVTVSAKDKATGKEQQITIRSSGGLSEDEIEKMVKEAELHAQKDQERKALIDIRNSADTTIYSVEKSLGEYRDKIPSEVATEIESAVADLRKAMSGDNIEEIKAKLDAANKAVSKIGQHMAGGSGGGSTPGGGSQGGDQAPEAEYEEVKK
- the LOC100250929 gene encoding heat shock 70 kDa protein, mitochondrial isoform X2; protein product: MIKLTGNTKSSWNTSPTGWASLARAFSSKPAGNDVIGIDLGTTNSCVAVMEGKNPKVIENSEGSRTTPSVVAFNQKGELLVGTPAKRQAVTNPTNTVFGTKRLIGRRFDDPQTQKEMKMVPYKIVRAPNGDAWVEANGQQYSPSQIGAFILTKMKETAESYLGKSVSKAVITVPAYFNDAQRQATKDAGRISGLDVQRIINEPTAAALSYGLNNKEGLIAVFDLGGGTFDVSILEISNGVFEVKATNGDTFLGGEDFDNTLLEFLVSEFKRTEGIDLSKDRLALQRLREAAEKAKIELSSTSQTEINLPFITADASGAKHLNITLTRSKFESLVNHLIERTRGPCKSCLKDAGISTKEVDEVLLVGGMTRVPKVQEVVSEIFGKSPSKGVNPDEAVAMGAAIQGGILRGDVKELLLLDVTPLSLGIETLGGIFTRLINRNTTIPTKKSQVFSTAADNQTQVGIKVLQGEREMASDNKLLGEFELMGIPPAPRGMPQIEVTFDIDANGIVTVSAKDKATGKEQQITIRSSGGLSEDEIEKMVKEAELHAQKDQERKALIDIRNSADTTIYSVEKSLGEYRDKIPSEVATEIESAVADLRKAMSGDNIEEIKAKLDAANKAVSKIGQHMAGGSGGGSTPGGGSQGGDQAPEAEYEEVKK